One genomic window of Cydia fagiglandana chromosome 20, ilCydFagi1.1, whole genome shotgun sequence includes the following:
- the LOC134674939 gene encoding E3 ubiquitin-protein ligase SIAH1-like yields the protein MASKGKKSVAVEIPECPICLDTMTIPVFLCQSGHSLCNSCTLALCPPSCPICRQPMTQMRNRSLEELINKAKSPCPNQSAGCVFSLPGPAMADHLKECLFRPRECPHAVFGRCSWNGDVRKMMEHFKEKHPAHCVAEVDREAGWRLQVEQLDLKECARHVFLAAQQNFLFIITLKVDTIQRMAYWVIQHIGQKKIAQQHLYEIQVTSGRDQQRKVVFTEHCLNDSLKADEVFRQANCAVMPLDMLTHFIKDKTLSFRFVIKRLNRDNKENVQAPSSRESSVSRGRDASQGPETRGPGPKPHWKKHPGQKPGPKKFTKAQA from the exons ATGGCTTCCAAAGGAAAAAA ATCAGTAGCAGTGGAGATCCCGGAGTGCCCAATATGCCTGGACACTATGACCATACCGGTGTTCCTGTGCCAGTCGGGGCACAGTCTGTGCAACTCATGCACGCTGGCGCTGTGCCCTCCATCATGCCCCATCTGCCGACAACCCATGACGCAGATGAGGAACCGCTCCCTTGAGGAACTCATTAACAAG GCCAAGTCGCCATGCCCCAACCAGAGCGCGGGCTGCGTATTTTCGCTGCCCGGCCCGGCGATGGCCGACCATCTCAAGGAATGCCTGTTCCGTCCGCGCGAGTGCCCGCACGCGGTCTTTGGCAGATGCTCCTGGAATG GTGATGTAAGGAAGATGATGGAGCATTTTAAAGAGAAGCACCCGGCCCACTGCGTGGCCGAAGTGGACCGCGAGGCGGGCTGGAGGTTGCAGGTGGAGCAACTAGACTTGAAGGAGTGCGCGCGGCACGTGTTCCTCGCCGCGCAGCAAAACTTTCTCTTCATCATCACCCTCAAG GTGGACACCATCCAGCGCATGGCCTACTGGGTGATCCAGCATATCGGACAAAAGAAAATCGCCCAACAACACCTCTACGAAATACAGGTCACCAGCGGACGCGACCAGCAGCGCAAAGTTGTCTTCACCGAGCACTGTCTCAACGACAGCTTGAAAGCCGATGAGGTGTTCCGACAGGCCAACTGCGCTGTCATGCCTTTAGACATGCTAACCCATTTCATAAAGGATAAGACACTTTCCTTCCGTTTTGTTATTAAGAGGTtgaatagagataataaagagAATGTTCAGGCTCCAAGTAGTAGGGAGTCCTCTGTTTCCAGGGGCCGGGATGCCTCGCAGGGCCCGGAGACGAGAGGCCCGGGGCCAAAGCCACATTGGAAGAAACATCCAGGACAGAAACCTGGTCCTAAGAAATTCACAAAGGCTCAGGCTTAA
- the LOC134674790 gene encoding E3 ubiquitin-protein ligase sina-like, which translates to MATRAIITMSERAMECPVCLETMTAPILQCQRGHSLCSRCTSRGLTQCPICRSPMTDMRNWAFEDIISKVNTPAPAPAPAAPSSKLLCPHKDAGCGFTFSQAKARELDEHANECIFRDMLCPLGAAFSNCFWIGKLKNMMDHFKQSHPSSCEIVSGVDTELELPLTQDLVKVYLAATGNMHFIITMKIDKTTNTASWAVQHIGSKKNARLYTYEIYLTSKQDVRRRSVLVEHCVNDVVEPLDVIREGRCAVMPLKMLAHYVTDNKVTFKLVIKKVPPTL; encoded by the exons ATGGCAACAAGAGCAATTATCAC GATGTCGGAGCGGGCGATGGAGTGCCCAGTATGCCTGGAGACCATGACAGCTCCTATCCTGCAGTGCCAACGAGGGCACAGCCTCTGCAGCCGCTGCACGAGCCGCGGCCTCACGCAGTGCCCTATTTGCCGCTCGCCCATGACGGACATGAGGAACTGGGCTTTCGAAGATATCATTTCAAAG GTGAATACGCCAGCCCCAGCGCCAGCGCCAGCGGCGCCGTCCTCCAAACTGCTTTGTCCCCACAAAGACGCCGGCTGCGGATTCACATTCAGCCAAGCTAAAGCACGCGAGCTAGATGAGCACGCCAATGAATGTATCTTCAGGGACATGCTCTGCCCGCTTGGCGCCGCTTTCAGCAACTGTTTCTGGATAG GTAAACTCAAAAACATGATGGACCACTTCAAACAGAGCCACCCATCCAGCTGCGAGATAGTCTCCGGCGTCGACACGGAACTGGAGCTACCTCTCACACAAGACCTCGTCAAGGTCTACCTCGCCGCCACCGGCAATATGCACTTCATCATCACCATGAAAATAGACAAGACTACTAACACTGCCTCCTGGGCAGTCCAACATATCGGCAGTAAGAAAAACGCGCGTCTATACACGTATGAAATTTACTTAACCAGTAAGCAGGATGTCAGACGGCGCTCAGTTTTGGTGGAACACTGTGTCAATGATGTGGTGGAGCCTTTAGATGTTATCAGGGAAGGGAGATGTGCGGTCATGCCTTTGAAAATGCTGGCGCATTATGTGACGGACAATAAGGTTACTTTTAAGTTAGTTATTAAGAAGGTGCCGCCGACCTTGTAA
- the LOC134674940 gene encoding ribonuclease P protein subunit p29, giving the protein MSAEERNGDNSIINFLKTNVPKSDQANIEAELKKDFLLAKKKSKQKKKPQKKVKTKKIRTLTRREKKCLGFYDIPRRSVKYEDVLPMHNMWSEYVSQMLELDKPLPDCTSKSWEQFTQTLYRSDFHGSLLHVVRSKCPSYVGKSGICIMDTRNTFKIVSKDNVVTTVPKFCSVFEMHIRNVAVTLFGKHLCVRPAERSSKKVKTQLHPDLV; this is encoded by the coding sequence ATGTCTGCCGAAGAACGTAACGGCGATAATTCTATCATTAACTTCCTCAAAACAAATGTACCCAAATCGGACCAAGCCAACATCGAAGCAGAGTTGAAAAAGGACTTTCTTTTAGCTAAAAAGAAgagtaaacaaaaaaaaaagccgCAAAAGAAAGTTAAAACTAAGAAAATTCGTACTTTAACGAGACGTGAGAAAAAATGTTTGGGTTTCTATGATATACCAAGACGCAGTGTTAAATACGAAGATGTACTTCCTATGCACAATATGTGGAGTGAATATGTGAGTCAAATGCTGGAACTGGACAAGCCGTTGCCGGACTGTACAAGTAAAAGTTGGGAGCAGTTCACACAAACCCTGTACCGGTCAGATTTCCATGGCAGCTTACTTCACGTGGTCCGTTCCAAATGCCCTAGCTACGTCGGCAAAAGCGGCATATGTATTATGGACACGAGGAACACGTTTAAAATAGTGTCGAAAGACAATGTGGTGACTACGGTGCCTAAATTTTGTTCAGTGTTTGAAATGCACATAAGGAATGTGGCAGTGACATTGTTTGGAAAGCATTTGTGTGTGCGGCCAGCAGAGAGGTCATCTAAGAAAGTGAAGACTCAGTTACATCCTGATTTAGTATAA
- the LOC134674733 gene encoding CCR4-NOT transcription complex subunit 10 — translation MSNLKDREEPVVLAYQCYMNKDYSSALQHLNELESLAGASNKRIQHNKAVVEFMASDMRNVEKFKKAITQITAVTFPEVDTKESSAYALYNYAVILYHSRYYYQCAVVLERLLNSKNVKDTKLHQQIVLLMMEATLCRRTFNKTLDVANNHTELMKSDSEINNMFERLVSRAKLLLGQKIKLTLTADSIENIFVIAQQHYINGDMKEAANTLGQYKTLKYNYDLKTQGEDIWAAINNNLGVIYMSVKKPFLASKYFQHAVKEHFRAMENEDSERLIACKDRPLYVYNLGLALLAANNSEGAFECLVETARHYPNNPRIWLHLAECCIKKCCSDEAQQFTVKKLGSGPHTRILFTKEVKEKYSTSGESFAIPTLSLEFAALCLRNAITLLPDQEPTIDATLPVVQAPPGPPISWKQCCEVKNSVLVLQSYVLLHMQDPLSALMSATELLNQPDVSNSHKAWAHIYAAEALINLDRITDAVEHLNPHMIHELVSVLPYQMRDMIAVSVWAKAAVCHILRGDLVTARKILLQINSPRVLPLQMYLEICTGNIESCHTTLRKLRSLSQ, via the coding sequence ATGTCTAACTTAAAGGACCGCGAAGAGCCTGTCGTGCTCGCTTACCAGTGCTACATGAACAAGGATTACTCATCCGCTCTCCAGCACTTAAACGAGCTAGAATCTCTCGCTGGCGCCAGCAATAAGAGGATTCAGCATAACAAAGCCGTCGTAGAGTTCATGGCCAGTGATATGAGGAACGTAGAGAAATTCAAGAAGGCCATTACACAAATTACGGCGGTTACTTTCCCCGAAGTTGACACAAAGGAGTCATCTGCTTACGCGCTGTATAACTACGCGGTTATTTTGTACCATTCACGCTACTACTACCAATGCGCTGTAGTGTTAGAGAGGCTTCTCAACTCGAAAAATGTTAAAGACACTAAACTGCACCAGCAAATTGTACTACTCATGATGGAAGCTACTCTTTGTCGAAGAACCTTTAACAAGACTTTAGATGTAGCTAACAATCATACAGAATTAATGAAGTCAGACAGTGAAATCAACAACATGTTTGAAAGGCTAGTTAGCAGAGCAAAACTTCTCCTCGGACAGAAAATAAAGTTAACATTAACTGCGGACTCAATTGAGAATATATTTGTAATTGCTCAGCAGCATTACATCAATGGAGATATGAAGGAAGCGGCAAATACTTTAGGACAATACAAGACACTTAAGTATAATTATGATCTGAAGACTCAGGGTGAAGATATTTGGGCAGCTATTAACAATAATCTTGGAGTTATTTACATGTCAGTGAAAAAGCCGTTTTTGGCATCAAAGTATTTTCAGCATGCTGTAAAAGAACACTTTAGAGCCATGGAGAATGAGGACAGTGAGCGTCTCATCGCCTGCAAGGACAGACCGCTGTATGTTTACAATTTGGGACTGGCATTGCTGGCTGCAAACAACTCTGAAGGAGCCTTTGAATGCCTGGTGGAGACGGCCCGCCACTACCCCAACAACCCTCGAATTTGGCTCCACTTGGCCGAATGCTGCATCAAAAAATGCTGCAGCGATGAAGCCCAACAATTCACAGTCAAAAAGCTAGGCAGCGGCCCACACACTAGAATACTCTTCACAAAAGAAGTCAAAGAGAAATATTCAACAAGTGGAGAGTCATTCGCTATACCAACATTATCTTTAGAATTTGCAGCCCTGTGTTTGAGAAATGCTATTACTTTACTGCCAGACCAGGAACCTACCATAGATGCGACACTGCCAGTGGTGCAGGCCCCTCCGGGACCACCCATCAGCTGGAAGCAGTGCTGTGAAGTGAAGAACTCTGTCCTAGTTTTACAGAGTTATGTATTGCTGCACATGCAGGATCCACTCTCAGCCTTGATGAGTGCTACGGAGCTCTTGAACCAACCTGACGTCTCCAACAGCCATAAAGCCTGGGCCCACATCTACGCAGCTGAAGCTCTCATTAACTTAGACAGAATAACAGATGCTGTGGAGCACCTGAACCCACATATGATCCATGAACTAGTCTCAGTCCTCCCATACCAGATGAGAGACATGATAGCTGTCTCCGTGTGGGCCAAGGCTGCAGTTTGCCACATTTTAAGAGGAGATCTGGTCACTGCTAGGAAGATTTTACTGCAAATAAACTCTCCAAGAGTTTTACCCCTTCAAATGTATTTGGAAATATGTACTGGTAATATAGAAAGCTGTCACACAACTTTGAGAAAGTTAAGAAGTTTATCACAATGA